A portion of the Cyanobium sp. PCC 7001 genome contains these proteins:
- a CDS encoding HlyD family secretion protein, with protein sequence MTPNSKRSSSIVKAAQNAIERRVQTGQEAMALQQSRFLARTITWTLIGTTGFALAWLALAKTDEVVIAPGKLQPIGDVQTVQMPVGGVLDTMLVKEGQQVKKGEVLLRLDNETTLDRRNSLRESIRAKEEQLSLKRLELRRYLSLNDTEQQVLTRNLNLEKQILERLASLQEVGAVPELQYLQQRNQVREVEGELQKVQVDRFRQKAILEQSVAELQSELSDLRSKLTELKVNIRYQDIRSPVDGIVFDLKPTGTGFVAQGSEPVMKIVPFSALEAKVEIDSSDIGFVRVGKPVDISIDSFPATDFGVVEGTLSSIGSDALPPEDQKPTYRFPATIQLNSQQLKLKSGQQLPLQVGMSLTANIKLRKVTYLQLLLGEFKSKTDSLKRL encoded by the coding sequence ATGACGCCCAATTCCAAGCGCTCCTCCTCCATTGTCAAGGCCGCCCAGAACGCCATCGAGCGGCGTGTCCAGACCGGCCAGGAGGCCATGGCTCTCCAGCAGTCCAGGTTCCTGGCGCGCACCATCACCTGGACCCTGATCGGCACGACCGGTTTTGCCTTGGCATGGCTTGCCCTGGCCAAGACTGATGAGGTGGTGATTGCCCCCGGCAAGCTGCAGCCGATTGGCGATGTTCAAACGGTCCAGATGCCCGTCGGCGGCGTGCTGGACACCATGCTGGTCAAGGAGGGTCAGCAGGTGAAGAAAGGAGAGGTGCTTCTGCGCCTTGACAATGAAACCACCCTTGACAGGCGCAACAGCCTTCGTGAATCGATCCGGGCCAAGGAAGAGCAGCTCTCACTCAAGAGGTTGGAGCTTCGGCGGTATCTCAGCCTGAATGACACCGAGCAACAAGTTCTGACAAGAAATCTGAATCTCGAAAAGCAGATCCTCGAGCGGCTGGCTTCGCTTCAGGAGGTGGGTGCTGTGCCAGAGCTCCAGTATCTTCAGCAGAGAAACCAGGTGCGAGAAGTCGAAGGCGAACTTCAAAAGGTCCAAGTCGACCGCTTCAGGCAGAAGGCCATCCTTGAACAGTCTGTGGCTGAACTTCAAAGCGAGCTCTCTGACCTGCGCAGCAAGCTGACGGAATTGAAGGTGAATATCCGGTATCAGGATATTCGTTCGCCTGTTGATGGCATCGTGTTCGATCTCAAGCCCACAGGTACCGGCTTTGTGGCTCAGGGAAGTGAGCCAGTGATGAAGATCGTGCCGTTCAGTGCCTTGGAAGCCAAGGTTGAGATCGACAGCAGCGACATCGGCTTTGTGCGCGTCGGCAAGCCCGTGGATATCAGCATTGACTCGTTCCCGGCCACGGACTTCGGCGTGGTGGAGGGCACGTTGTCGTCCATCGGCTCTGATGCCCTGCCTCCTGAGGATCAGAAGCCCACTTATCGTTTTCCTGCCACGATCCAGCTCAATTCCCAGCAGCTCAAACTTAAGTCAGGCCAGCAGCTTCCCCTGCAGGTGGGCATGTCGCTCACGGCCAACATCAAACTGCGCAAGGTGACTTACCTTCAGCTGCTTCTCGGTGAGTTCAAGAGCAAGACCGACTCGCTCAAGCGGCTCTGA